A genomic window from Phoenix dactylifera cultivar Barhee BC4 chromosome 7, palm_55x_up_171113_PBpolish2nd_filt_p, whole genome shotgun sequence includes:
- the LOC120111431 gene encoding uncharacterized protein LOC120111431 has protein sequence MSEPRPLQTLPPDNTFQSPLLNPNPNPSTSRSPASQPWQKVARAWLSTMPKNHNPTAGEIDSWIDSNQGGLPEDFRSLPRPELHRWLLSLHNRAPSLHQVEASGRVDFPYRFQRTDLWAASLQMVGIAG, from the exons ATGTCGGAGCCTCGTCCGCTCCAAACCCTTCCACCGGACAACACATTCCAATCGCCCctcctaaaccctaaccctaatcctTCTACTTCTCGCTCTCCAGCATCTCAGCCATGGCAGAAGGTCGCTCGAGCCTGGCTCTCCACCATGCCGAAGAACCACAACCCCACGGCCGGCGAGATCGACTCCTGGATCGATTCGAACCAGggcggcctaccggaggatttCAGATCACTCCCCCGCCCCGAGCTCCACAGGTGGCTCCTCTCCCTCCACAACCGCGCCCCGAGTCTCCACCAG GTGGAAGCGAGCGGCCGGGTGGATTTTCCCTACCGATTCCAGCGCACGGACCTTTGGGCAGCCAGTTTACAAATGGTTGGAATCGCTGGATAA